Proteins co-encoded in one Triplophysa dalaica isolate WHDGS20190420 chromosome 16, ASM1584641v1, whole genome shotgun sequence genomic window:
- the si:ch211-153b23.4 gene encoding uncharacterized protein si:ch211-153b23.4, with protein MMAQSDSLHFSIGILGISGGSLLLLVKNYADSPEKVFITDTALGVLLLLFAALLAYAGVLRIQSHSSLLASLCLTVSALWCGSGLVHILRGQNIISGRNVLRDAMVPGLAAFTLALLIICVVAILHHEVVLSFIALSICLACAHQIAGLADLGFGQAATAACYLMVCMVGAYFGSGRLLCYLTQRNVQLPGISLLNKDGIKPTQSQEANDVAAVGIIMNLLSASVLACPLLGVVPKLSTAHVPWLWTAGVFQLGVCVKMYRAMDTLAATFYGFTSILRFTEGYTALVADLTHQVPYSSVPFPVVLSVLFFILALFNVQGGFVNPIYQLFFVAYSITIAAEPQSFFQKGTQGVQAAIFVTSACVLFITLYNKVTANKIPTGADVFKNLMAHSSKFVLQTHDKDLHAPYLGYSKYADADVLGHACSVLAAFSITASATSGNQLATLILPWAVVSGGVLQLLCGFVAFSRGKTLESTTFILHGVMWTVWGLTRFGGLYGDVRGFHVAVGIISFMLFNVLVTAGALFLNKAWFIYAFTFQLILISFLLDAVGTLPRGYDIAVTILFGLVSFYIFLANIFNFTFKSPQLPFGDPLIKLSGFGGGKDSCPHLSARRSTSVQQIAEIMKNGGICGMPTDTVYVLVAACNRPQAVEKAYRVKKQAKERPMSLWISSIKQLEPVRQQISPVLWDFMEAAWPSSISLVIARAPWMDFFGLGESSKYIGTPQSIAIRNPDCTVATHLINLVGPIAVTSANPTGEADTTHHNQVYAKLGDKVDGVLCDGPSPENIASTVVDCTKIESGQIGFFRVGLIPKSKVLQIFEEIQMRHRHGQLNYAFETDITDPHRQQTDSPTDLSETNTDSGFGHVMPADSQSSVDLNQTDRL; from the exons ATGATGGCTCAGTCTGATTCACTTCACTTCTCCATCGGGATTCTGGGCATATCCGGCG GTTCTTTGCTGCTGCTGGTGAAGAACTATGCAGACTCTCCAGAGAAAGTGTTCATCACAGACACAGCTTTAGGAGTTCTGCTCCTCTTGTTTGCTGCTTTACTGGCTTATGCAG gTGTATTACGCATCCAGTCCCACAGCTCACTCCTGGCTAGTTTGTGTCTGACAGTGTCAGCGCTGTGGTGCGGTTCAGGGTTAGTGCACATCCTAAGAGGCCAGAATATAATCAGTGGCAGGAACGTGCTGAGAGATGCCATGGTACCAGGCCTTGCAGCCTTTACTCTGGCACTACTCATTATCTGTGTAGTGGCTATCCTACATCACGAGGTGGTCCTGTCATTTATTGCCCTCTCGATATGTTTAGCGTGCGCCCACCAAATCGCCGGTCTGGCAGATTTGGGCTTTGGACAGGCGGCGACCGCTGCTTGTTACCTCATGGTCTGTATGGTGGGTGCTTACTTTGGAAGCGGCCGCTTGTTGTGTTACCTCACACAGAGAAATGTTCAGCTACCCGGAATTAGTTTACTAAACAAAGATGGCATCAAACCGACGCAGAGTCAAGAGGCTAATGACGTGGCGGCTGTTGGGATCATCATGAACCTGCTGTCGGCCAGCGTGCTAGCTTGTCCTTTGCTGGGTGTGGTCCCTAAGCTTTCCACTGCTCATGTGCCGTGGCTGTGGACCGCTGGTGTCTTCcagctgggtgtgtgtgtgaagatgtacAGGGCTATGGATACCCTGGCAGCCACTTTCTATGGCTTCACGTCTATTCTGCGCTTCACTGAGGGCTATACCGCCCTGGTGGCGGACTTGACACACCAGGTGCCCTATTCCTCAGTGCCTTTTCCAGTTGTTTTGTCcgttctgttttttattttagctttgTTTAACGTGCAGGGTGGATTCGTGAACCCCATCTACCAGCTTTTCTTCGTGGCGTACAGTATAACAATCGCAGCCGAACCCCAAAGCTTCTTTCAAAAGGGCACTCAAGGTGTCCAGGCTGCCATATTTGTCACGTCTGCCTGTGTGCTCTTTATTACTCTGTATAACAAAGTTACTGCAAATAAGATACCTACGGGTGCAGACGTATTTAAGAACCTAATGGCCCACAGTAGTAAATTTGTCCTACAAACCCATGACAAAGATCTGCATGCTCCTTATCTGGGCTACTCAAAATATGCGGACGCTGATGTGTTGGGCCACGCCTGCAGTGTCCTGGCGGCTTTTTCAATCACCGCCTCAGCTACTAGCGGAAACCAATTGGCGACGCTGATCCTACCATGGGCCGTTGTTTCAGGGGGTGTGTTGCAACTGCTGTGTGGTTTTGTTGCCTTCTCTCGAGGGAAGACCCTCGAGAGCACCACTTTCATCCTGCATGGCGTCATGTGGACGGTGTGGGGACTGACGCGTTTCGGTGGCCTCTACGGCGACGTCCGGGGCTTTCACGTTGCCGTGGGAATCATCAGTTTCATGCTCTTCAATGTTTTAGTGACAGCCGGGGCTCTGTTCCTAAACAAGGCGTGGTTCATCTATGCCTTCACCTTCCAACTCATACTCATCAGCTTCTTACTGGACGCAGTAGGCACGCTGCCCCGTGGCTACGATATTGCCGTGACCATTCTCTTCGGACTTGTCAGCTTCTACATCTTCTTGGCCAACATTTTTAACTTCACCTTCAAAAGTCCACAACTTCCGTTCGGCGATCCCTTGATCAAGCTAAGTGGCTTTGGAGGAGGCAAAGACAGTTGTCCCCACCTTTCAGCCAGGAGGTCCACATCGGTTCAGCAGATTGCGG AGATCATGAAGAATGGAGGCATATGTGGAATGCCCACAGACACCGTCTATGTACTTGTGGCTGCCTGCAATCGTCCACAGGCTGTTGAGAAGGCGTATAG GGTGAAAAAACAGGCAAAGGAGCGTCCCATGTCCTTATGGATTTCCTCCATAAAGCAGCTGGAGCCAGTCAGGCAACAGATCAGTCCTGTTCTCTGGGACTTCATGGAAGCGGCCTGGCCATCTTCCATTAGTTTAGTTATAGCTAGAG CTCCGTGGATGGACTTCTTTGGATTGGGCGAGTCATCTAAATACATCGGCACACCACAGAGCATCGCTATAAGAAACCCAGATTGTACTGTTGCTACACATCTCATAAATTTG GTTGGCCCAATTGCTGTCACATCTGCTAACCCTACTGGTGAAGCTGACACAACCCACCATAACCAAGTTTATGCAAAACTTGGTGACAAG GTCGATGGGGTGTTGTGTGATGGGCCGTCACCAGAGAATATCGCCTCCACGGTAGTAGACTGCACTAAAATTGAAAGTGGCCAAATCGGATTTTTCCGTGTCGGTCTGATTCCTAAATCCAAG GTTCTTCAGATCTTCGAGGAGATTCAGATGAGACACAGACACGGTCAGCTGAATTATGCTTTTGAGACTGATATCACAGATCCTCACAGACAACAGACAGATTCTCCGACAGATTTATCCGAGACGAACACAGACTCAGGTTTTGGTCATGTGATGCCTGCAGACTCACAGAGCTCTGTAGACCTCAACCAAACTGACCGACTGTAG
- the si:ch211-153b23.3 gene encoding uncharacterized protein si:ch211-153b23.3 — MASANGFPASFYGEPGVLGLLANGISAFLVLLQNFHAARTGIPAEGVENILAGVHLILIGGVCQLVAGLLSFRKYDHLSGTSFVGYAALWVSYGATRIFLGANQPRPGSSNESTWMNSTSQDLNINSTINNTIAAMHIKESAIAGLVPYILLSFLLAFCSATVNYIMPFVFGAITLTLIFEAVGLVAGWALVVSGVLELLILLFAIYGSSALLIKGLAQRYVLKGFGNPLFNVLLLGTTSVSSSQSLGQETKKNTKYAEPMALGFFCDSVSPFIFAFYAFGYFPSIPVGAIWISINSAAQLLSSYYAHLRQDCYHATKFALHSTFWLVKTWEEYVVSASIGRTEAGVGRQAMVGNWFFLSAALLFCIVSLNRDFLELVHNLVFVLVTISTISQIPINGYYIFFGVTCSLFTVLSIYGTFARLINTIAEKSLIPVGPQPISTESLKGCLGYLKKLKLDQLRDKGAPLPDALFYLTNGVAALSAIHSSQTGLAFFDLTVPWVLIPGGIVQAYVCRLQVHGGQRFGSVIPSFYAAIWATWCWFRFAGHRLQISTESANGFAAGAIVFLVINAFLILVAAYGNIVLLALTTVMEVIVVCFLLSVYRRLPYELEVAMLAIFAIICFYGMLASLVNCIFSKTLIPVGPSLIKDKRKKEPVTTHPCAIADSRGTSGLVKIAKMLENNGVCGIPTDTVYALAASCKNPSAIEKIYTIKDRPAEKPICICISSVEQLVAAKPPFSPLLWEFMRNVYPGGISCIVPKGEWLLKLGVGPAYDRVGTKDSIMIRVPDHAVTAHLCEFTGPLAITSANPSGEADSVHHDMVISRLGPKIEGVLCDGQSNEVVASTVVNCLKIDEGTISILREGCVPALKVKQIFERVKNNML; from the exons ATGGCATCAGCAAATGGATTTCCTGCAAGTTTTTACGGTGAGCCAGGTGTGCTTGGGCTCCTGGCCAATGGCATCAGTGCTTTCCTCGTCCTGCTGCAGAACTTTCACGCAGCCCGGACTGGCATTCCTGCAGAGGGAGTGGAAAACATATTAGCAG GTGTTCATCTCATTCTAATCGGTGGAGTGTGTCAGCTTGTGGCTGGCTTGCTGTCTTTTCGAAAATACGACCATCTGAGTGGCACTTCATTTGTAGGATATGCGGCGCTTTGGGTGAGCTACGGTGCCACAAGAATTTTTCTGGGTGCCAACCAACCGAGACCAGGCTCTTCTAATGAATCGACATGGATGAATAGCACATCCCAAGATCTTAACATTAACTCGACAATCAATAATACTATTGCAGCAATGCACATTAAAGAGTCTGCCATTGCTGGGCTGGTCCCTTATATTCTTCTTTCCTTTCTGCTTGCCTTCTGTTCAGCAACTGTTAACTACATCATGCCCTTTGTGTTTGGGGCCATCACCCTCACACTGATTTTTGAGGCCGTGGGTCTGGTGGCAGGGTGGGCTTTAGTGGTCTCTGGAGTTCTGGAGCTTCTAATCCTGCTCTTTGCCATTTATGGCTCCTCAGCACTGCTGATCAAGGGGTTAGCCCAGCGCTATGTGTTAAAGGGTTTTGGAAATCCTCTCTTCAACGTGCTGCTTCTAGGAACCACCAGTGTTAGCAGCTCCCAAAGTTTGGGTCAAGAAACGAAGAAGAACACTAAGTATGCTGAACCCATGGCCCTGGGATTCTTCTGCGACAGCGTTTCGCCATTTATATTCGCCTTTTACGCCTTTGGCTACTTCCCGTCAATCCCAGTGGGTGCCATTTGGATATCCATAAACTCTGCTGCCCAGCTTCTGTCTAGTTATTACGCACATCTGCGTCAAGACTGCTACCATGCTACCAAGTTTGCCCTGCACTCTACTTTTTGGCTGGTGAAGACCTGGGAAGAGTATGTGGTGTCTGCATCTATCGGCAGGACTGAAGCTGGAGTAGGAAGGCAAGCCATGGTTGGTAACTGGTTCTTTTTGTCCGCTGCCTTGCTTTTCTGCATCGTGAGTCTGAACAGAGACTTCCTCGAGCTGGTTCACAATTTAGTCTTTGTCCTGGTGACCATATCAACCATCTCCCAAATTCCCATCAATGGGTACTACATCTTCTTCGGAGTGACTTGTTCGCTCTTCACTGTCCTTTCCATCTACGGCACCTTTGCACGCCTTATCAACACCATCGCTGAGAAGTCTTTGATTCCAGTCGGACCCCAGCCCATCTCCACTGAATCATTGAAGGGATGTCTCGGTTACCTCAAGAAATTGAAACTGGATCAACTCAGGGACAAAGGTGCACCCCTTCCTGACGCTTTATTCTATCTCACCAATGGAGTGGCCGCTCTCTCAGCCATTCACAGCAGTCAGACAGGCCTGGCATTTTTCGACCTGACTGTTCCCTGGGTGCTCATCCCGGGAGGTATTGTCCAGGCCTATGTCTGTCGGCTACAGGTACACGGTGGCCAGCGATTCGGCTCCGTCATTCCATCCTTTTACGCAGCTATTTGGGCAACATGGTGCTGGTTCAGATTTGCAG GACATCGTTTGCAAATATCCACAGAGTCGGCCAATGGCTTTGCAGCGGGGGCGATAGTATTCCTGGTCATCAATGCCTTCCTGATTTTAGTCG CTGCCTATGGCAATATCGTTCTTTTGGCATTGACCACAGTCATGGAGGTCATCGTTGTCTGTTTTCTCCTCTCTGTCTACAGAAGACTCCCCTATGAGCTGGAAG ttgcCATGCTAGCAATATTTGCCATCATTTGCTTTTATGGGATGCTTGCATCACTTGTGAACTGCATCTTTTCCAAGACCCTGATACCGGTTGGGCCTTCCCTTATCAAG gacaaaagaaaaaaggaacCGGTGACCACACATCCATGTGCTATTGCTGATTCGCGGGGAACCAGTGGACTCGTCAAGATTGCCAAAATGCTGGAAAACAATGGCGTGTGTGGCATCCCTACAGACACGGTTTATGCCTTGGCTGCATCGTGCAAGAACCCAAGTGCAATCGAGAAGATCTACACTATCAAA GACCGTCCTGCAGAGAAGCCAATTTGTATTTGTATCTCAAGTGTGGAGCAACTCGTGGCAGCTAAACCCCCTTTCAGCCCTTTGCTGTGGGAGTTCATGAGAAATGTCTACCCGGGAGGCATCAGTTGCATTGTTCCGAAGGGGGAATGGCTCCTAAAGCTTG GTGTGGGCCCTGCATATGACCGTGTAGGCACTAAAGACAGCATTATGATTCGAGTTCCTGACCACGCTGTTACTGCTCACCTGTGTGAATTCACCGGCCCCTTGGCCATAACATCAGCCAATCCCAGTGGAGAAGCTGACAGTGTTCACCATGACATGGTCATAAG CCGGCTTGGCCCCAAGATTGAAGGAGTTCTGTGTGATGGACAATCAAATGAGGTGGTGGCCTCAACTGTCGTGAACTGCCTGAAAATTGATGAAG GAACCATCAGTATTCTACGTGAAGGTTGTGTGCCTGCACTAAAGGTCAAGCAGATATTTGAACGGGTTAAAAATAATATGCTATAA
- the irg1l gene encoding immunoresponsive gene 1, like, translated as MLSTAQRSVRYLSVISATRGFHKSALEVAEGPSPEETVTSSFGRFIQSVQPRHLSPTVLQRSKRMVLDSIGVGLLGSTTEVFQLTLQHCQHMYASDDISFVYGRQGVKLSPTLATFVNGVAAHSMDFDDTWHPATHPSGAVLPALLAISDMLPNDSKPSGLDFLTAFNVGIEIQGRLMRFSNKAHNIPKRFHPPSVVGTLGSSAACARLLCLDRNQCSNALAIAASLAGAPMANAATQTKPLHIGNASRLGLEAALLASRGLEASPLVLDAVPGVAGFSAFYEDYAPQPISSPLEEDHSFLLERQDIAFKRFPAHLAMHWIADAAAIVHKTLVGLRGGRISPNVVQDILLRVPVSKYINRPLPESEHEARHSFQFNACTALLDGEVTVQSFHPEALQRPELHALLSRVRLEHPHDNPANFNIMYGEVEVTLVSGDVLRGRCDTFYGHWRNPLSEESLRRKFRNNAGAVLAPERVEKLIEAVEDLEHLDDCKPLLAQLQ; from the exons ATGCTTTCAACGGCACAG AGATCTGTGAgatacctgtctgtcatatcTGCCACTCGAGGATTCCATAAGTCTGCACTAGAGG TGGCAGAGGGGCCTTCCCCTGAGGAAACAGTCACCAGCAGCTTTGGCAGGTTCATTCAGAGCGTACAGCCGAGGCATCTGTCGCCAACCGTGCTGCAGCGCAGTAAGCGTATGGTGCTGGACAGCATTGGTGTCGGCCTTCTAGGGAGCACCACTGAAGTGTTTCAACTCACCCTGCAGCATTGCCAG CACATGTATGCTTCCGATGACATCAGCTTCGTCTATGGGCGCCAAGGTGTGAAGCTCTCTCCTACCCTTGCCACCTTTGTCAACGGAGTTGCA GCTCACTCGATGGACTTTGATGACACTTGGCATCCTGCGACCCACCCCTCTGGAGCAGTACTGCCTGCCCTTCTGGCTATAAGCGACATGTTGCCCAACGACAGCAAACCAAGTGGCCTTGACTTTCTAACTGCCTTCAACGTGGGCATCGAAATACAGGGAAGACTGATGAGATTCTCCAATAAGGCTCACAACATCCCTAAGAG ATTCCACCCACCCAGTGTAGTGGGAACTCTGGGTAGTTCTGCCGCCTGCGCCCGCCTCCTCTGTCTGGATCGCAATCAATGCAGTAATGCGCTGGCCATCGCTGCATCACTGGCAGGGGCGCCAATGGCCAATGCTGCAACCCAGACCAAACCACTTCACATCGGTAATGCGTCCCGTCTTGGTCTTGAAGCAGCCCTGCTGGCATCTCGTGGGCTGGAAGCAAGTCCCCTTGTACTTGATGCAGTACCTGGGGTAGCTGGCTTCAGCGCATTCTATGAAGACTATGCACCTCAGCCCATCAGTTCGCCGTTGGAGGAAGACCACAGCTTCCTCCTAGAGAGGCAAGACATCGCTTTCAAGCGCTTTCCCGCCCACCTCGCAATGCACTGGATTGCAGATGCGGCCGCCATTGTGCACAAGACCCTGGTCGGCCTCAGAGGGGGCCGCATTTCTCCAAACGTGGTGCAAGATATCCTGTTGAGGGTGCCGGTCTCCAAGTACATCAACCGCCCTCTCCCAGAGTCGGAGCATGAGGCACGTCACTCCTTCCAGTTTAATGCCTGCACTGCTTTGTTGGATGGCGAAGTGACAGTCCAGTCCTTCCACCCAGAGGCCCTCCAACGGCCTGAACTCCATGCGCTCCTCTCCCGTGTCCGCTTGGAGCACCCCCACGACAACCCAGCCAATTTCAACATAATGTACGGTGAGGTGGAGGTGACCTTAGTAAGTGGAGATGTTCTGCGAGGGCGCTGCGACACTTTCTACGGTCACTGGAGGAACCCGCTTAGCGAAGAATCCCTTCGGAGGAAATTCCGAAACAATGCAGGTGCAGTTTTGGCTCCCGAGAGAGTCGAGAAGCTGATAGAAGCCGTCGAAGACCTGGAACATTTAGATGACTGCAAACCCCTTCTAGCACAGCTGCAGTGA
- the glod5 gene encoding glyoxalase domain-containing protein 5 isoform X1, producing the protein MTVRVCASVLRSYSSCGQVINDLRLSLLSVFNGVGSVRFKSSCPVNITHLDHLVLTVRDLNKTTHFYSTVLGMEVITFKGDRKALGFGAQKFNLHQVGKEFEPKAKIPTPGSADLCLITKTPLTTVAAHLKVCGVTIEEGPVDRTGAVGLICSVYFRDPDDNLIEVSNYHQHTNT; encoded by the exons ATGACTGTGCGTGTATGTGCTTCTGTACTCCGCTCTTACTCCAGCTGTGGACAGGTAATAAATGACCTCAGACTCTCT TTACTATCAGTTTTTAATGGAGTCGGTTCAGTCCGCTTCAAAAGTTCCTGTCCGGTTAACATCACTCATCTGGATCACCTGGTGCTCACAGTTCGAGATCTGAACAAAACAACTCACTTTTACTCCACAGTTTTGGGAATGGAGGTCATCACTTTTAAG GGAGACCGCAAAGCTTTGGGTTTTGGTGCGCAAAAGTTTAACCTGCATCAGGTTGGGAAGGAGTTCGAGCCTAAAGCCAAAATCCCGACTCCAGGATCCGCAGACCTGTGCCTTATTACCAAAACCCCACTGACAACTGTTGCTGCCCATCTCAAG GTGTGTGGAGTGACAATCGAGGAAGGTCCAGTTGACAGAACCGGCGCTGTGGGTCTCATCTGCTCTGTTTATTTTCGTGATCCTGATGACAACTTGATCGAGGTCTCAAACTACCATCAACATACAAACACGTAG
- the glod5 gene encoding glyoxalase domain-containing protein 5 isoform X2 has translation MTVRVCASVLRSYSSCGQLLSVFNGVGSVRFKSSCPVNITHLDHLVLTVRDLNKTTHFYSTVLGMEVITFKGDRKALGFGAQKFNLHQVGKEFEPKAKIPTPGSADLCLITKTPLTTVAAHLKVCGVTIEEGPVDRTGAVGLICSVYFRDPDDNLIEVSNYHQHTNT, from the exons ATGACTGTGCGTGTATGTGCTTCTGTACTCCGCTCTTACTCCAGCTGTGGACAG TTACTATCAGTTTTTAATGGAGTCGGTTCAGTCCGCTTCAAAAGTTCCTGTCCGGTTAACATCACTCATCTGGATCACCTGGTGCTCACAGTTCGAGATCTGAACAAAACAACTCACTTTTACTCCACAGTTTTGGGAATGGAGGTCATCACTTTTAAG GGAGACCGCAAAGCTTTGGGTTTTGGTGCGCAAAAGTTTAACCTGCATCAGGTTGGGAAGGAGTTCGAGCCTAAAGCCAAAATCCCGACTCCAGGATCCGCAGACCTGTGCCTTATTACCAAAACCCCACTGACAACTGTTGCTGCCCATCTCAAG GTGTGTGGAGTGACAATCGAGGAAGGTCCAGTTGACAGAACCGGCGCTGTGGGTCTCATCTGCTCTGTTTATTTTCGTGATCCTGATGACAACTTGATCGAGGTCTCAAACTACCATCAACATACAAACACGTAG